The Phoenix dactylifera cultivar Barhee BC4 chromosome 17, palm_55x_up_171113_PBpolish2nd_filt_p, whole genome shotgun sequence genome contains a region encoding:
- the LOC103723566 gene encoding mediator of RNA polymerase II transcription subunit 15a-like isoform X4, whose protein sequence is MEGNSWRPGQGEPSAADATAGDWRGQLQHDARQRIVNKIMDTLKRHLPISVPEGLNELQKIAVRFEEKIYTAATSQSDYLRKISLKMLSMETKTQHTPPMPNTTIPNQNPTDSVSLGNQGQPLGIPAVNPPTARQQLLPQNLQNNTSTSVQSSANLPPALSSFTGLSQSNISSVGQTSNLQNMPGISQNSVSNSVGQGAAPDIYANAQRQMPGRQHQQQMISQQQQQSQNQLIYHQQFQQQLLKQKLQHPSLLQPHLQQQQPQQSLLQPTQLQSSQQSLMQMSSGLQSGQSTIQQPQPTTMQSAAQPGLQQNQLNSIQQSVPSLLQQHPQSVARQQQQVQPSIHQQTPSLQQQPTPVPQQSNLPLQQQQQQIMGQQANISNLQQAQLLGQQNSIQDMQQPQQQRLPVQQNSLLGMQQPQQMLNQQSISLHQQQQLGPQSTISGLQQQQQQQQQQQQQQHQHQQQLLGSLPNVSSMQPHQRSMHILQQPKMVTPQQQQTQQTPLSLLQQQGQQSQHQSSQQQLISQFQSQPAQLQQQLAMQQQPNSLQQRLQAPGALLPSQNAIEQQKQFIQAQRVLPEVSSSTSVDSTAQTGHVGVADLQEEIYQKIKSMRDMYFADINELYQRIALKFQQHDGFIPPAKPSEQYEKMKNFKTMLERTLAFLQISKNNIQPGLKDRIPLYEKQIVNILTSNKKKVIPSQSQGQQQFQHPGGLAHSMPQQQPSLVPQLQQHDNHPNQVQQMNLQGSATSMQPSAVTGMQHVSMPLTTNFGVPATQQNITNALQPAANLDSVQGSSFNSLQQGAMGSMPQGGVGSVPNTINAPQQTNANTLSNSSMNTLQPNASLVQPSSNTVQQHYLKQQQQDQQQQLMQSQQMKQQLQQRHVQQMLQQQQKQQLMQSQPSLQQQLHQQQKQQPAQILAHQMPQLHQTNEPNESKVRPGLGIKPGLYQQHFSAGQRPGYYHQLKQGASFPISSPQNLQSSSPQISHHSSPQVDQHNLLASQVKAGTPLQSANSPFVPSPSTPLAPSPIPADSEKLSGLSSVTNAAHVGHQQSALAPPQTQSLAVGTPGISASPFLAEYTSPDGNQATVPSVVPGKTSASERPLERLIKVVKSSTPKALSSAVSDIESVVSMIDRIAGSAPGNGSRAAVGEDLVAMTKCRLQARNFMSQDGSATTKKMKRNTSAMPLNNVSSAGSVNDSFKQSYGLDASELESTATSRVKRQKFELLYSMKHGHRHGHEMQIQRIMLIR, encoded by the exons TGTCACTCGGCAATCAAGGGCAACCATTAGGAATTCCTGCGGTTAATCCGCCTACAGCAAGGCAACAACTTTTACCACAAAACCTTCAAAATAACACGTCAACTTCTGTACAAAGTTCTGCGAACCTGCCTCCTGCGCTATCATCTTTCACAGGTCTTAGTCAGTCCAACATATCCAGTGTCGGTCAGACATCCAACCTGCAGAACATGCCTGGAATATCACAGAACTCTGTAAGTAATTCTGTAGGGCAAGGTGCAGCACCAGATATTTATGCCAATGCGCAAAGACAAATGCCGGGAAGGCAACACCAGCAACAAATGATTTCTCAACAGCAGCAGCAATCTCAGAATCAGCTTATTTACCACCAGCAGTTTCAACAACAGTTACTAAAACAGAAGTTGCAGCATCCTTCACTCTTGCAACCGCATTTGCAACAGCAGCAGCCGCAACAATCTCTGTTGCAGCCAACCCAGCTGCAATCTTCTCAACAGTCTCTGATGCAAATGTCATCAGGTCTTCAGTCAGGTCAGTCCACTATTCAGCAGCCACAGCCTACAACGATGCAGTCAGCTGCGCAACCTGGCCTTCAACAGAATCAACTGAATTCAATCCAGCAATCAGTACCATCTTTGCTTCAGCAACATCCACAATCAGTTGCAAGACAACAACAACAAGTACAGCCTTCTATTCATCAACAAACACCTTCGCTTCAGCAACAGCCAACTCCTGTTCCTCAGCAATCAAATTTACCATtgcagcaacagcagcagcagatAATGGGGCAGCAAGCGAATATTTCAAATTTGCAACAAGCTCAGCTGCTTGGACAACAAAATAGTATCCAAGACATGCAACAGCCACAGCAACAGAGACTGCCAGTTCAGCAGAACAGTCTTTTGGGCATGCAACAGCCTCAGCAGATGTTAAATCAGCAAAGTATTTCCTTACATCAGCAGCAGCAGTTAGGCCCCCAAAGCACCATATCAGGGCTgcagcagcaacagcagcagcagcagcagcagcagcagcagcagcatcaGCATCAGCAGCAGCTACTTGGATCCCTTCCTAATGTTTCAAGCATGCAGCCACATCAGCGCTCGATGCATATTTTGCAACAACCAAAGATGGTTACACCACAACAGCAGCAAACCCAGCAGACGCCATTGTCATTGTTGCAACAACAAGGTCAACAATCCCAGCATCAATCATCACAACAGCAACTCATTTCTCAATTTCAATCTCAGCCTGCACAGTTGCAACAGCAATTGGCAATGCAACAACAGCCAAATTCCTTGCAGCAAAGGCTTCAAGCTCCAGGTGCCTTGCTTCCATCTCAGAATGCAATTGAGCAGCAGAAGCAATTTATCCAGGCACAAAGAGTGCTTCCAGAGGTCTCCTCCAGTA CATCAGTGGATTCAACCGCTCAGACAGGACATGTAGGTGTTGCTGATTTGCAGGAGGAGATCTATCAAAAG ATAAAATCCATGAGGGATATGTACTTTGCAGACATCAATGAGCTTTACCAAAGGATTGCTTTGAAGTTCCAGCAG CATGATGGTTTCATACCACCTGCAAAGCCATCAGAACAgtatgaaaaaatgaaaaactttAAGACGATGTTAGAGCGTACTTTAGCGTTTCTACAGATCtcaaagaataatattcaaccTGGTTTGAAGGACAGAATTCCTCTGTATGAGAAGCAAATTGTTAATATTCTTACTTCAAATAAGAAGAAAGTTATACCTTCACAATCTCAGGGACAACAACAATTCCAGCATCCTGGTGGACTTGCTCACTCCATGCCACAGCAACAACCATCCCTAGTTCCTCAGCTGCAGCAGCATGACAATCACCCAAACCAGGTGCAACAAATGAATTTACAAGGTTCAGCCACTTCAATGCAGCCATCTGCTGTGACCGGCATGCAACATGTATCCATGCCTTTAACAACAAACTTTGGTGTTCCAGCAACACAGCAGAATATCACAAATGCATTACAGCCTGCTGCTAATCTGGATTCAGTTCAAGGCAGTTCGTTTAATTCATTGCAGCAGGGTGCTATGGGCTCTATGCCACAAGGTGGTGTGGGATCTGTACCAAATACCATCAATGCACCTCAACAGACCAATGCCAATACCCTATCAAACAGCTCTATGAATACATTACAACCTAATGCTAGTCTTGTGCAACCAAGTTCTAACACAGTACAGCAGCACTATTTGAAGCAACAACAGCAGGATCAACAACAGCAATTGATGCAAAGTCAGCAAATGAAGCAGCAATTACAACAGCGACATGTGCAACAAATGCTTCAGCAACAGCAAAAGCAGCAATTAATGCAGTCGCAGCCATCACTTCAGCAACAGCTGCACCAACAACAGAAACAACAACCAGCACAGATTTTGGCACACCAAATGCCACAGCTTCACCAAACAAATGAACCAAATGAGTCAAAGGTGAGACCAGGTTTAGGCATCAAACCTGGTCTTTATCAACAACATTTCTCTGCTGGCCAACGCCCTGGGTATTATCATCAACTGAAGCAAGGTGCTTCCTTTCCAATTTCTTCGCCACAAAACCTTCAATCCTCATCTCCTCAAATTTCACACCATTCTTCTCCTCAAGTCGATCAGCACAATTTGTTAGCATCTCAGGTAAAAGCTGGAACACCTCTGCAATCAGCTAACTCACCATTTGTTCCATCTCCATCCACTCCCTTGGCCCCATCTCCTATACCAGCGGATTCTGAGAAGCTTTCTGGTCTATCATCGGTGACTAATGCTGCACATGTTGGACATCAGCAATCAGCTCTTGCACCACCTCAAACACAATCACTGGCTGTTGGCACACCTGGAATATCAGCCTCGCCCTTCCTAGCAGAATATACCAGTCCAGATGGAAATCAGGCTACTGTACCAAGTGTGGTTCCTGGCAAGACAAGTGCATCAGAACGGCCTCTAGAGCGTTTAATTAAAGTG GTAAAGTCATCAACTCCAAAGGCTCTCAGCTCTGCTGTTAGCGATATTGAATCTGTTGTCAGCATGATCGACAGGATAGCAGGTTCAGCACCTGGCAATGGTTCTAGGGCTGCTGTTGGTGAAGATTTAGTTGCCATGACAAAGTGCCGTCTGCAAGCTAGAAACTTCATGTCACAAGATGGAAGTGCTACAACAAAGAAAATGAAGCGTAACACAAGTGCCATGCCCTTGAATAATGTGTCATCAGCTGGCAGTGTAAATGATAGCTTCAAGCAATCTTATGGTCTTGATGCATCTGAGTTGGAGTCAACTGCAACATCTCGTGTCAAGAGGCAGAAATTTGAG TTGCTATATTCTATGAAGCATGGACACAGACATGGACACGAGATGCAGATACAACGGATAATGCTGATACG GTGA
- the LOC103723566 gene encoding mediator of RNA polymerase II transcription subunit 15a-like isoform X3, whose product MEGNSWRPGQGEPSAADATAGDWRGQLQHDARQRIVNKIMDTLKRHLPISVPEGLNELQKIAVRFEEKIYTAATSQSDYLRKISLKMLSMETKTQHTPPMPNTTIPNQNPTDSVSLGNQGQPLGIPAVNPPTARQQLLPQNLQNNTSTSVQSSANLPPALSSFTGLSQSNISSVGQTSNLQNMPGISQNSVSNSVGQGAAPDIYANAQRQMPGRQHQQQMISQQQQQSQNQLIYHQQFQQQLLKQKLQHPSLLQPHLQQQQPQQSLLQPTQLQSSQQSLMQMSSGLQSGQSTIQQPQPTTMQSAAQPGLQQNQLNSIQQSVPSLLQQHPQSVARQQQQVQPSIHQQTPSLQQQPTPVPQQSNLPLQQQQQQIMGQQANISNLQQAQLLGQQNSIQDMQQPQQQRLPVQQNSLLGMQQPQQMLNQQSISLHQQQQLGPQSTISGLQQQQQQQQQQQQQQHQHQQQLLGSLPNVSSMQPHQRSMHILQQPKMVTPQQQQTQQTPLSLLQQQGQQSQHQSSQQQLISQFQSQPAQLQQQLAMQQQPNSLQQRLQAPGALLPSQNAIEQQKQFIQAQRVLPEVSSSTSVDSTAQTGHVGVADLQEEIYQKIKSMRDMYFADINELYQRIALKFQQHDGFIPPAKPSEQYEKMKNFKTMLERTLAFLQISKNNIQPGLKDRIPLYEKQIVNILTSNKKKVIPSQSQGQQQFQHPGGLAHSMPQQQPSLVPQLQQHDNHPNQVQQMNLQGSATSMQPSAVTGMQHVSMPLTTNFGVPATQQNITNALQPAANLDSVQGSSFNSLQQGAMGSMPQGGVGSVPNTINAPQQTNANTLSNSSMNTLQPNASLVQPSSNTVQQHYLKQQQQDQQQQLMQSQQMKQQLQQRHVQQMLQQQQKQQLMQSQPSLQQQLHQQQKQQPAQILAHQMPQLHQTNEPNESKVRPGLGIKPGLYQQHFSAGQRPGYYHQLKQGASFPISSPQNLQSSSPQISHHSSPQVDQHNLLASQVKAGTPLQSANSPFVPSPSTPLAPSPIPADSEKLSGLSSVTNAAHVGHQQSALAPPQTQSLAVGTPGISASPFLAEYTSPDGNQATVPSVVPGKTSASERPLERLIKVVKSSTPKALSSAVSDIESVVSMIDRIAGSAPGNGSRAAVGEDLVAMTKCRLQARNFMSQDGSATTKKMKRNTSAMPLNNVSSAGSVNDSFKQSYGLDASELESTATSRVKRQKFELLYSMKHGHRHGHEMQIQRIMLIRLNS is encoded by the exons TGTCACTCGGCAATCAAGGGCAACCATTAGGAATTCCTGCGGTTAATCCGCCTACAGCAAGGCAACAACTTTTACCACAAAACCTTCAAAATAACACGTCAACTTCTGTACAAAGTTCTGCGAACCTGCCTCCTGCGCTATCATCTTTCACAGGTCTTAGTCAGTCCAACATATCCAGTGTCGGTCAGACATCCAACCTGCAGAACATGCCTGGAATATCACAGAACTCTGTAAGTAATTCTGTAGGGCAAGGTGCAGCACCAGATATTTATGCCAATGCGCAAAGACAAATGCCGGGAAGGCAACACCAGCAACAAATGATTTCTCAACAGCAGCAGCAATCTCAGAATCAGCTTATTTACCACCAGCAGTTTCAACAACAGTTACTAAAACAGAAGTTGCAGCATCCTTCACTCTTGCAACCGCATTTGCAACAGCAGCAGCCGCAACAATCTCTGTTGCAGCCAACCCAGCTGCAATCTTCTCAACAGTCTCTGATGCAAATGTCATCAGGTCTTCAGTCAGGTCAGTCCACTATTCAGCAGCCACAGCCTACAACGATGCAGTCAGCTGCGCAACCTGGCCTTCAACAGAATCAACTGAATTCAATCCAGCAATCAGTACCATCTTTGCTTCAGCAACATCCACAATCAGTTGCAAGACAACAACAACAAGTACAGCCTTCTATTCATCAACAAACACCTTCGCTTCAGCAACAGCCAACTCCTGTTCCTCAGCAATCAAATTTACCATtgcagcaacagcagcagcagatAATGGGGCAGCAAGCGAATATTTCAAATTTGCAACAAGCTCAGCTGCTTGGACAACAAAATAGTATCCAAGACATGCAACAGCCACAGCAACAGAGACTGCCAGTTCAGCAGAACAGTCTTTTGGGCATGCAACAGCCTCAGCAGATGTTAAATCAGCAAAGTATTTCCTTACATCAGCAGCAGCAGTTAGGCCCCCAAAGCACCATATCAGGGCTgcagcagcaacagcagcagcagcagcagcagcagcagcagcagcatcaGCATCAGCAGCAGCTACTTGGATCCCTTCCTAATGTTTCAAGCATGCAGCCACATCAGCGCTCGATGCATATTTTGCAACAACCAAAGATGGTTACACCACAACAGCAGCAAACCCAGCAGACGCCATTGTCATTGTTGCAACAACAAGGTCAACAATCCCAGCATCAATCATCACAACAGCAACTCATTTCTCAATTTCAATCTCAGCCTGCACAGTTGCAACAGCAATTGGCAATGCAACAACAGCCAAATTCCTTGCAGCAAAGGCTTCAAGCTCCAGGTGCCTTGCTTCCATCTCAGAATGCAATTGAGCAGCAGAAGCAATTTATCCAGGCACAAAGAGTGCTTCCAGAGGTCTCCTCCAGTA CATCAGTGGATTCAACCGCTCAGACAGGACATGTAGGTGTTGCTGATTTGCAGGAGGAGATCTATCAAAAG ATAAAATCCATGAGGGATATGTACTTTGCAGACATCAATGAGCTTTACCAAAGGATTGCTTTGAAGTTCCAGCAG CATGATGGTTTCATACCACCTGCAAAGCCATCAGAACAgtatgaaaaaatgaaaaactttAAGACGATGTTAGAGCGTACTTTAGCGTTTCTACAGATCtcaaagaataatattcaaccTGGTTTGAAGGACAGAATTCCTCTGTATGAGAAGCAAATTGTTAATATTCTTACTTCAAATAAGAAGAAAGTTATACCTTCACAATCTCAGGGACAACAACAATTCCAGCATCCTGGTGGACTTGCTCACTCCATGCCACAGCAACAACCATCCCTAGTTCCTCAGCTGCAGCAGCATGACAATCACCCAAACCAGGTGCAACAAATGAATTTACAAGGTTCAGCCACTTCAATGCAGCCATCTGCTGTGACCGGCATGCAACATGTATCCATGCCTTTAACAACAAACTTTGGTGTTCCAGCAACACAGCAGAATATCACAAATGCATTACAGCCTGCTGCTAATCTGGATTCAGTTCAAGGCAGTTCGTTTAATTCATTGCAGCAGGGTGCTATGGGCTCTATGCCACAAGGTGGTGTGGGATCTGTACCAAATACCATCAATGCACCTCAACAGACCAATGCCAATACCCTATCAAACAGCTCTATGAATACATTACAACCTAATGCTAGTCTTGTGCAACCAAGTTCTAACACAGTACAGCAGCACTATTTGAAGCAACAACAGCAGGATCAACAACAGCAATTGATGCAAAGTCAGCAAATGAAGCAGCAATTACAACAGCGACATGTGCAACAAATGCTTCAGCAACAGCAAAAGCAGCAATTAATGCAGTCGCAGCCATCACTTCAGCAACAGCTGCACCAACAACAGAAACAACAACCAGCACAGATTTTGGCACACCAAATGCCACAGCTTCACCAAACAAATGAACCAAATGAGTCAAAGGTGAGACCAGGTTTAGGCATCAAACCTGGTCTTTATCAACAACATTTCTCTGCTGGCCAACGCCCTGGGTATTATCATCAACTGAAGCAAGGTGCTTCCTTTCCAATTTCTTCGCCACAAAACCTTCAATCCTCATCTCCTCAAATTTCACACCATTCTTCTCCTCAAGTCGATCAGCACAATTTGTTAGCATCTCAGGTAAAAGCTGGAACACCTCTGCAATCAGCTAACTCACCATTTGTTCCATCTCCATCCACTCCCTTGGCCCCATCTCCTATACCAGCGGATTCTGAGAAGCTTTCTGGTCTATCATCGGTGACTAATGCTGCACATGTTGGACATCAGCAATCAGCTCTTGCACCACCTCAAACACAATCACTGGCTGTTGGCACACCTGGAATATCAGCCTCGCCCTTCCTAGCAGAATATACCAGTCCAGATGGAAATCAGGCTACTGTACCAAGTGTGGTTCCTGGCAAGACAAGTGCATCAGAACGGCCTCTAGAGCGTTTAATTAAAGTG GTAAAGTCATCAACTCCAAAGGCTCTCAGCTCTGCTGTTAGCGATATTGAATCTGTTGTCAGCATGATCGACAGGATAGCAGGTTCAGCACCTGGCAATGGTTCTAGGGCTGCTGTTGGTGAAGATTTAGTTGCCATGACAAAGTGCCGTCTGCAAGCTAGAAACTTCATGTCACAAGATGGAAGTGCTACAACAAAGAAAATGAAGCGTAACACAAGTGCCATGCCCTTGAATAATGTGTCATCAGCTGGCAGTGTAAATGATAGCTTCAAGCAATCTTATGGTCTTGATGCATCTGAGTTGGAGTCAACTGCAACATCTCGTGTCAAGAGGCAGAAATTTGAG TTGCTATATTCTATGAAGCATGGACACAGACATGGACACGAGATGCAGATACAACGGATAATGCTGATACG GCTGAACTCATGA